Proteins from a genomic interval of Macaca mulatta isolate MMU2019108-1 chromosome 18, T2T-MMU8v2.0, whole genome shotgun sequence:
- the MBD1 gene encoding methyl-CpG-binding domain protein 1 isoform X20 — translation MAEDWLDCPALGPGWKRREVFRKSGATCGRSDTYYQSPTGDRIRSKVELTRYLGPACDLTLFDFKQGILCYPAPKAHPVAVASKKRKKPSKPAKTRKRQVGPQSGEVRKEAPRDETKADTDTAPASFPAPGCCENCGISFSGDGTQRQRLKTLCKDCRAQRIAFNREQRMFKRVGCGECAACQVTEDCGACSTCLLQLPHDVASGLFCKCERRRCLRIVERSRGCGVCRGCQTQEDCGRCPICLRPPRPGLRRQWKCVQRRCLRGKHARRKGGCDSKMAARRRPGAQPLPPPSPSQSPEPTEPKRLLPSVWSESEDGAGSPPPYHRRKRPSSARRHHLGPTLKPTLATRTAQPDHTQAPTKQEAGGGFVLPPPGTDLVFLREGASSPVQVPGPVAASTEALLQEAQCSGLSWVVALPQVKQEKADTQDEWTPGTAVLTSPVLVPGCPSKAVDPGLPSVKQEPPDPEEDKEENKDDSASKLAPEEEAGGAGTPVITEIFSLGGTRFRDTAVWLPSLQGRHSGREDGCKVWETEDTVEPTSTSWNPRGWPGTHVSLSPPPASMMWVSCRRSWCPSSQS, via the exons ATGGCTGAGGACTGGCTGGACTGCCCggccctgggccctggctggAAGCGCCGTGAAGTCTTTCGCAAGTCAGGGGCCACCTGTGGACGCTCAGACACCTATTACCAGAG CCCCACAGGAGACAGGATCCGAAGCAAAGTTGAGCTGACTCGATACCTGGGCCCTGCGTGTGATCTCACCCTCTTCGACTTCAAACAAGGCATCTTGTGCTATCCAGCCCCCAAG GCCCATCCTGTGGCTGTTGCCAGCAAGAAGCGAAAGAAGCCTTCAAAGCCAGCCAAGACTCGGAAACGTCAGGTTGGACCCCAGAGTGGTGAGGTCAGGAAGGAGGCCCCAAGGGACGAGACCAAGGCTGACACTGACACAGCCCCAGCTTCATTCCCTGCTCCTGG ATGCTGTGAGAACTGTGGAATCAGCTTCTCAGGGGATGGCACCCAAAGGCAGCGGCTCAAAACATTGTGCAAAGACTGTCGAG CACAGAGAATTGCCTTCAACCGAGAACAGAGAATGTTTAAG CGTGTGGGCTGTGGGGAGTGTGCAGCCTGCCAGGTAACAGAAGACTGTGGGGCCTGCTCCACGTGCCTCCTGCAGCTGCCCCATGATGTGGCATCGGGGCTGTTCTGCAAGTGTGAACGGAGACGCTGCCTCCGGATTGTGGAAAGG AGCCGAGGGTGTGGAGTATGCCGGGGCTGTCAGACCCAAGAGGACTGTGGCCGTTGTCCCATCTGCCTTCGCCCTCCCCGCCCTGGTCTCAGGCGCCAGTGGAAATGTGTCCAGCGACGTTGCCTACGG GGTAAACATGCCCGCCGCAAGGGAGGCTGTGACTCCAAGATGGCTGCCAGGAGGCGCCCCGGAGCCCAGCCACTGCCTCCACCTTCCCCATCACAGTCCCCAGAGCCCACAGAGCCG AAGCGGCTGCTGCCCAGTGTCTGGTCAGAGTCTGAGGATGGGGCAGGATCGCCCCCACCTTACCATCGTCGAAAGAGGCCCAGCTCTGCCCGACGTCACCATCTTGGGCCTACCTTGAAGCCCACCTTGGCTACACGCACAGCCCAACCAGACCATACCCAGGCTCCAACGAAGCAGGAAGCAGGTGGTGGCTTTGTGCTGCCTCCGCCTGGCACTGACCTTGTGTTTTTACGGGAGGGCGCAAGCAGTCCTGTGCAGGTGCCAGGCCCTGTTGCAGCTTCCACAGAAGCCCTGTTGCAG GAGGCCCAGTGCTCTGGCCTGAGTTGGGTTGTGGCCTTACCCCAGGTGAAGCAAGAGAAGGCGGATACCCAGGACGAGTGGACACCAGGCACAGCTGTCCTGACTTCTCCCGTATTGGTGCCTGGCTGCCCTAGCAAG GCAGTAGACCCAGGCCTGCCATCTGTGAAGCAAGAGCCACCTGACCCTGAGGAGGACAAGGAGGAGAACAAGGATGACTCTGCCTCCAAATTGGCCCCAGAAGAAGAGGCAGGAGGGGCTGGCACACCCGTG ATCACGGAGATTTTCAGCCTGGGTGGAACCCGCTTCCGAGATACAGCGGTCTGGTTGCCAAG TCTGCAGGGCAGGCACTCGGGAAGGGAAGATGGATGTAAAGTGTGGGAGACCGAGGACACAGTGGAGCCCACGAGCACGAGCTGGAACCCACGAGGATGGCCTGGAACCCATGTCAGtctctcaccacctccagctTCGATGATGTGGGTGTCCTGCAGAAGAAGCTGGTGCCCttcctcacagagttaa
- the MBD1 gene encoding methyl-CpG-binding domain protein 1 isoform X30, with translation MAEDWLDCPALGPGWKRREVFRKSGATCGRSDTYYQSPTGDRIRSKVELTRYLGPACDLTLFDFKQGILCYPAPKAHPVAVASKKRKKPSKPAKTRKRQVGPQSGEVRKEAPRDETKADTDTAPASFPAPGCCENCGISFSGDGTQRQRLKTLCKDCRAQRIAFNREQRMFKRVGCGECAACQVTEDCGACSTCLLQLPHDVASGLFCKCERRRCLRIVERSRGCGVCRGCQTQEDCGRCPICLRPPRPGLRRQWKCVQRRCLRGKHARRKGGCDSKMAARRRPGAQPLPPPSPSQSPEPTEPKRLLPSVWSESEDGAGSPPPYHRRKRPSSARRHHLGPTLKPTLATRTAQPDHTQAPTKQEAGGGFVLPPPGTDLVFLREGASSPVQVPGPVAASTEALLQAVDPGLPSVKQEPPDPEEDKEENKDDSASKLAPEEEAGGAGTPVITEIFSLGGTRFRDTAVWLPSLQGRHSGREDGCKVWETEDTVEPTSTSWNPRGWPGTHVSLSPPPASMMWVSCRRSWCPSSQS, from the exons ATGGCTGAGGACTGGCTGGACTGCCCggccctgggccctggctggAAGCGCCGTGAAGTCTTTCGCAAGTCAGGGGCCACCTGTGGACGCTCAGACACCTATTACCAGAG CCCCACAGGAGACAGGATCCGAAGCAAAGTTGAGCTGACTCGATACCTGGGCCCTGCGTGTGATCTCACCCTCTTCGACTTCAAACAAGGCATCTTGTGCTATCCAGCCCCCAAG GCCCATCCTGTGGCTGTTGCCAGCAAGAAGCGAAAGAAGCCTTCAAAGCCAGCCAAGACTCGGAAACGTCAGGTTGGACCCCAGAGTGGTGAGGTCAGGAAGGAGGCCCCAAGGGACGAGACCAAGGCTGACACTGACACAGCCCCAGCTTCATTCCCTGCTCCTGG ATGCTGTGAGAACTGTGGAATCAGCTTCTCAGGGGATGGCACCCAAAGGCAGCGGCTCAAAACATTGTGCAAAGACTGTCGAG CACAGAGAATTGCCTTCAACCGAGAACAGAGAATGTTTAAG CGTGTGGGCTGTGGGGAGTGTGCAGCCTGCCAGGTAACAGAAGACTGTGGGGCCTGCTCCACGTGCCTCCTGCAGCTGCCCCATGATGTGGCATCGGGGCTGTTCTGCAAGTGTGAACGGAGACGCTGCCTCCGGATTGTGGAAAGG AGCCGAGGGTGTGGAGTATGCCGGGGCTGTCAGACCCAAGAGGACTGTGGCCGTTGTCCCATCTGCCTTCGCCCTCCCCGCCCTGGTCTCAGGCGCCAGTGGAAATGTGTCCAGCGACGTTGCCTACGG GGTAAACATGCCCGCCGCAAGGGAGGCTGTGACTCCAAGATGGCTGCCAGGAGGCGCCCCGGAGCCCAGCCACTGCCTCCACCTTCCCCATCACAGTCCCCAGAGCCCACAGAGCCG AAGCGGCTGCTGCCCAGTGTCTGGTCAGAGTCTGAGGATGGGGCAGGATCGCCCCCACCTTACCATCGTCGAAAGAGGCCCAGCTCTGCCCGACGTCACCATCTTGGGCCTACCTTGAAGCCCACCTTGGCTACACGCACAGCCCAACCAGACCATACCCAGGCTCCAACGAAGCAGGAAGCAGGTGGTGGCTTTGTGCTGCCTCCGCCTGGCACTGACCTTGTGTTTTTACGGGAGGGCGCAAGCAGTCCTGTGCAGGTGCCAGGCCCTGTTGCAGCTTCCACAGAAGCCCTGTTGCAG GCAGTAGACCCAGGCCTGCCATCTGTGAAGCAAGAGCCACCTGACCCTGAGGAGGACAAGGAGGAGAACAAGGATGACTCTGCCTCCAAATTGGCCCCAGAAGAAGAGGCAGGAGGGGCTGGCACACCCGTG ATCACGGAGATTTTCAGCCTGGGTGGAACCCGCTTCCGAGATACAGCGGTCTGGTTGCCAAG TCTGCAGGGCAGGCACTCGGGAAGGGAAGATGGATGTAAAGTGTGGGAGACCGAGGACACAGTGGAGCCCACGAGCACGAGCTGGAACCCACGAGGATGGCCTGGAACCCATGTCAGtctctcaccacctccagctTCGATGATGTGGGTGTCCTGCAGAAGAAGCTGGTGCCCttcctcacagagttaa
- the MBD1 gene encoding methyl-CpG-binding domain protein 1 isoform X1 — MAEDWLDCPALGPGWKRREVFRKSGATCGRSDTYYQSPTGDRIRSKVELTRYLGPACDLTLFDFKQGILCYPAPKAHPVAVASKKRKKPSKPAKTRKRQVGPQSGEVRKEAPRDETKADTDTAPASFPAPGCCENCGISFSGDGTQRQRLKTLCKDCRAQRIAFNREQRMFKRVGCGECAACQVTEDCGACSTCLLQLPHDVASGLFCKCERRRCLRIVERSRGCGVCRGCQTQEDCGRCPICLRPPRPGLRRQWKCVQRRCLRGKHARRKGGCDSKMAARRRPGAQPLPPPSPSQSPEPTEPHPRALAPSPPAEFIYYCVDEDELQPYTNRRQNRKCGACAACLRRMDCGRCDFCCDKPKFGGSNQKRQKCRWRQCLQFAMKRLLPSVWSESEDGAGSPPPYHRRKRPSSARRHHLGPTLKPTLATRTAQPDHTQAPTKQEAGGGFVLPPPGTDLVFLREGASSPVQVPGPVAASTEALLQEAQCSGLSWVVALPQVKQEKADTQDEWTPGTAVLTSPVLVPGCPSKAVDPGLPSVKQEPPDPEEDKEENKDDSASKLAPEEEAGGAGTPVITEIFSLGGTRFRDTAVWLPSLQGRHSGREDGCKVWETEDTVEPTSTSWNPRGWPGTHVSLSPPPASMMWVSCRRSWCPSSQS, encoded by the exons ATGGCTGAGGACTGGCTGGACTGCCCggccctgggccctggctggAAGCGCCGTGAAGTCTTTCGCAAGTCAGGGGCCACCTGTGGACGCTCAGACACCTATTACCAGAG CCCCACAGGAGACAGGATCCGAAGCAAAGTTGAGCTGACTCGATACCTGGGCCCTGCGTGTGATCTCACCCTCTTCGACTTCAAACAAGGCATCTTGTGCTATCCAGCCCCCAAG GCCCATCCTGTGGCTGTTGCCAGCAAGAAGCGAAAGAAGCCTTCAAAGCCAGCCAAGACTCGGAAACGTCAGGTTGGACCCCAGAGTGGTGAGGTCAGGAAGGAGGCCCCAAGGGACGAGACCAAGGCTGACACTGACACAGCCCCAGCTTCATTCCCTGCTCCTGG ATGCTGTGAGAACTGTGGAATCAGCTTCTCAGGGGATGGCACCCAAAGGCAGCGGCTCAAAACATTGTGCAAAGACTGTCGAG CACAGAGAATTGCCTTCAACCGAGAACAGAGAATGTTTAAG CGTGTGGGCTGTGGGGAGTGTGCAGCCTGCCAGGTAACAGAAGACTGTGGGGCCTGCTCCACGTGCCTCCTGCAGCTGCCCCATGATGTGGCATCGGGGCTGTTCTGCAAGTGTGAACGGAGACGCTGCCTCCGGATTGTGGAAAGG AGCCGAGGGTGTGGAGTATGCCGGGGCTGTCAGACCCAAGAGGACTGTGGCCGTTGTCCCATCTGCCTTCGCCCTCCCCGCCCTGGTCTCAGGCGCCAGTGGAAATGTGTCCAGCGACGTTGCCTACGG GGTAAACATGCCCGCCGCAAGGGAGGCTGTGACTCCAAGATGGCTGCCAGGAGGCGCCCCGGAGCCCAGCCACTGCCTCCACCTTCCCCATCACAGTCCCCAGAGCCCACAGAGCCG CACCCCAGAGCCCTGGCCCCCTCGCCACCTGCCGAATTCATCTATTACTGTGTAGACGAGGACGAGCTA CAGCCCTACACGAACCGCCGGCAGAACCGCAAGTGCGGGGCCTGTGCAGCCTGCCTACGGCGGATGGACTGTGGCCGCTGCGACTTCTGCTGCGACAAGCCCAAATTCGGGGGCAGCAACCAGAAGCGCCAGAAGTGTCGTTGGCGCCAATGCCTGCAGTTTGCCATG AAGCGGCTGCTGCCCAGTGTCTGGTCAGAGTCTGAGGATGGGGCAGGATCGCCCCCACCTTACCATCGTCGAAAGAGGCCCAGCTCTGCCCGACGTCACCATCTTGGGCCTACCTTGAAGCCCACCTTGGCTACACGCACAGCCCAACCAGACCATACCCAGGCTCCAACGAAGCAGGAAGCAGGTGGTGGCTTTGTGCTGCCTCCGCCTGGCACTGACCTTGTGTTTTTACGGGAGGGCGCAAGCAGTCCTGTGCAGGTGCCAGGCCCTGTTGCAGCTTCCACAGAAGCCCTGTTGCAG GAGGCCCAGTGCTCTGGCCTGAGTTGGGTTGTGGCCTTACCCCAGGTGAAGCAAGAGAAGGCGGATACCCAGGACGAGTGGACACCAGGCACAGCTGTCCTGACTTCTCCCGTATTGGTGCCTGGCTGCCCTAGCAAG GCAGTAGACCCAGGCCTGCCATCTGTGAAGCAAGAGCCACCTGACCCTGAGGAGGACAAGGAGGAGAACAAGGATGACTCTGCCTCCAAATTGGCCCCAGAAGAAGAGGCAGGAGGGGCTGGCACACCCGTG ATCACGGAGATTTTCAGCCTGGGTGGAACCCGCTTCCGAGATACAGCGGTCTGGTTGCCAAG TCTGCAGGGCAGGCACTCGGGAAGGGAAGATGGATGTAAAGTGTGGGAGACCGAGGACACAGTGGAGCCCACGAGCACGAGCTGGAACCCACGAGGATGGCCTGGAACCCATGTCAGtctctcaccacctccagctTCGATGATGTGGGTGTCCTGCAGAAGAAGCTGGTGCCCttcctcacagagttaa
- the MBD1 gene encoding methyl-CpG-binding domain protein 1 isoform X3 has product MAEDWLDCPALGPGWKRREVFRKSGATCGRSDTYYQSPTGDRIRSKVELTRYLGPACDLTLFDFKQGILCYPAPKAHPVAVASKKRKKPSKPAKTRKRQVGPQSGEVRKEAPRDETKADTDTAPASFPAPGCCENCGISFSGDGTQRQRLKTLCKDCRAQRIAFNREQRMFKRVGCGECAACQVTEDCGACSTCLLQLPHDVASGLFCKCERRRCLRIVERSRGCGVCRGCQTQEDCGRCPICLRPPRPGLRRQWKCVQRRCLRGKHARRKGGCDSKMAARRRPGAQPLPPPSPSQSPEPTEPHPRALAPSPPAEFIYYCVDEDELQPYTNRRQNRKCGACAACLRRMDCGRCDFCCDKPKFGGSNQKRQKCRWRQCLQFAMKRLLPSVWSESEDGAGSPPPYHRRKRPSSARRHHLGPTLKPTLATRTAQPDHTQAPTKQEAGGGFVLPPPGTDLVFLREGASSPVQVPGPVAASTEALLQVKQEKADTQDEWTPGTAVLTSPVLVPGCPSKAVDPGLPSVKQEPPDPEEDKEENKDDSASKLAPEEEAGGAGTPVITEIFSLGGTRFRDTAVWLPSLQGRHSGREDGCKVWETEDTVEPTSTSWNPRGWPGTHVSLSPPPASMMWVSCRRSWCPSSQS; this is encoded by the exons ATGGCTGAGGACTGGCTGGACTGCCCggccctgggccctggctggAAGCGCCGTGAAGTCTTTCGCAAGTCAGGGGCCACCTGTGGACGCTCAGACACCTATTACCAGAG CCCCACAGGAGACAGGATCCGAAGCAAAGTTGAGCTGACTCGATACCTGGGCCCTGCGTGTGATCTCACCCTCTTCGACTTCAAACAAGGCATCTTGTGCTATCCAGCCCCCAAG GCCCATCCTGTGGCTGTTGCCAGCAAGAAGCGAAAGAAGCCTTCAAAGCCAGCCAAGACTCGGAAACGTCAGGTTGGACCCCAGAGTGGTGAGGTCAGGAAGGAGGCCCCAAGGGACGAGACCAAGGCTGACACTGACACAGCCCCAGCTTCATTCCCTGCTCCTGG ATGCTGTGAGAACTGTGGAATCAGCTTCTCAGGGGATGGCACCCAAAGGCAGCGGCTCAAAACATTGTGCAAAGACTGTCGAG CACAGAGAATTGCCTTCAACCGAGAACAGAGAATGTTTAAG CGTGTGGGCTGTGGGGAGTGTGCAGCCTGCCAGGTAACAGAAGACTGTGGGGCCTGCTCCACGTGCCTCCTGCAGCTGCCCCATGATGTGGCATCGGGGCTGTTCTGCAAGTGTGAACGGAGACGCTGCCTCCGGATTGTGGAAAGG AGCCGAGGGTGTGGAGTATGCCGGGGCTGTCAGACCCAAGAGGACTGTGGCCGTTGTCCCATCTGCCTTCGCCCTCCCCGCCCTGGTCTCAGGCGCCAGTGGAAATGTGTCCAGCGACGTTGCCTACGG GGTAAACATGCCCGCCGCAAGGGAGGCTGTGACTCCAAGATGGCTGCCAGGAGGCGCCCCGGAGCCCAGCCACTGCCTCCACCTTCCCCATCACAGTCCCCAGAGCCCACAGAGCCG CACCCCAGAGCCCTGGCCCCCTCGCCACCTGCCGAATTCATCTATTACTGTGTAGACGAGGACGAGCTA CAGCCCTACACGAACCGCCGGCAGAACCGCAAGTGCGGGGCCTGTGCAGCCTGCCTACGGCGGATGGACTGTGGCCGCTGCGACTTCTGCTGCGACAAGCCCAAATTCGGGGGCAGCAACCAGAAGCGCCAGAAGTGTCGTTGGCGCCAATGCCTGCAGTTTGCCATG AAGCGGCTGCTGCCCAGTGTCTGGTCAGAGTCTGAGGATGGGGCAGGATCGCCCCCACCTTACCATCGTCGAAAGAGGCCCAGCTCTGCCCGACGTCACCATCTTGGGCCTACCTTGAAGCCCACCTTGGCTACACGCACAGCCCAACCAGACCATACCCAGGCTCCAACGAAGCAGGAAGCAGGTGGTGGCTTTGTGCTGCCTCCGCCTGGCACTGACCTTGTGTTTTTACGGGAGGGCGCAAGCAGTCCTGTGCAGGTGCCAGGCCCTGTTGCAGCTTCCACAGAAGCCCTGTTGCAG GTGAAGCAAGAGAAGGCGGATACCCAGGACGAGTGGACACCAGGCACAGCTGTCCTGACTTCTCCCGTATTGGTGCCTGGCTGCCCTAGCAAG GCAGTAGACCCAGGCCTGCCATCTGTGAAGCAAGAGCCACCTGACCCTGAGGAGGACAAGGAGGAGAACAAGGATGACTCTGCCTCCAAATTGGCCCCAGAAGAAGAGGCAGGAGGGGCTGGCACACCCGTG ATCACGGAGATTTTCAGCCTGGGTGGAACCCGCTTCCGAGATACAGCGGTCTGGTTGCCAAG TCTGCAGGGCAGGCACTCGGGAAGGGAAGATGGATGTAAAGTGTGGGAGACCGAGGACACAGTGGAGCCCACGAGCACGAGCTGGAACCCACGAGGATGGCCTGGAACCCATGTCAGtctctcaccacctccagctTCGATGATGTGGGTGTCCTGCAGAAGAAGCTGGTGCCCttcctcacagagttaa
- the MBD1 gene encoding methyl-CpG-binding domain protein 1 isoform X9, which produces MAEDWLDCPALGPGWKRREVFRKSGATCGRSDTYYQSPTGDRIRSKVELTRYLGPACDLTLFDFKQGILCYPAPKAHPVAVASKKRKKPSKPAKTRKRQVGPQSGEVRKEAPRDETKADTDTAPASFPAPGCCENCGISFSGDGTQRQRLKTLCKDCRAQRIAFNREQRMFKRVGCGECAACQVTEDCGACSTCLLQLPHDVASGLFCKCERRRCLRIVERSRGCGVCRGCQTQEDCGRCPICLRPPRPGLRRQWKCVQRRCLRGKHARRKGGCDSKMAARRRPGAQPLPPPSPSQSPEPTEPHPRALAPSPPAEFIYYCVDEDELQPYTNRRQNRKCGACAACLRRMDCGRCDFCCDKPKFGGSNQKRQKCRWRQCLQFAMKRLLPSVWSESEDGAGSPPPYHRRKRPSSARRHHLGPTLKPTLATRTAQPDHTQAPTKQEAGGGFVLPPPGTDLVFLREGASSPVQVPGPVAASTEALLQAVDPGLPSVKQEPPDPEEDKEENKDDSASKLAPEEEAGGAGTPVITEIFSLGGTRFRDTAVWLPSLQGRHSGREDGCKVWETEDTVEPTSTSWNPRGWPGTHVSLSPPPASMMWVSCRRSWCPSSQS; this is translated from the exons ATGGCTGAGGACTGGCTGGACTGCCCggccctgggccctggctggAAGCGCCGTGAAGTCTTTCGCAAGTCAGGGGCCACCTGTGGACGCTCAGACACCTATTACCAGAG CCCCACAGGAGACAGGATCCGAAGCAAAGTTGAGCTGACTCGATACCTGGGCCCTGCGTGTGATCTCACCCTCTTCGACTTCAAACAAGGCATCTTGTGCTATCCAGCCCCCAAG GCCCATCCTGTGGCTGTTGCCAGCAAGAAGCGAAAGAAGCCTTCAAAGCCAGCCAAGACTCGGAAACGTCAGGTTGGACCCCAGAGTGGTGAGGTCAGGAAGGAGGCCCCAAGGGACGAGACCAAGGCTGACACTGACACAGCCCCAGCTTCATTCCCTGCTCCTGG ATGCTGTGAGAACTGTGGAATCAGCTTCTCAGGGGATGGCACCCAAAGGCAGCGGCTCAAAACATTGTGCAAAGACTGTCGAG CACAGAGAATTGCCTTCAACCGAGAACAGAGAATGTTTAAG CGTGTGGGCTGTGGGGAGTGTGCAGCCTGCCAGGTAACAGAAGACTGTGGGGCCTGCTCCACGTGCCTCCTGCAGCTGCCCCATGATGTGGCATCGGGGCTGTTCTGCAAGTGTGAACGGAGACGCTGCCTCCGGATTGTGGAAAGG AGCCGAGGGTGTGGAGTATGCCGGGGCTGTCAGACCCAAGAGGACTGTGGCCGTTGTCCCATCTGCCTTCGCCCTCCCCGCCCTGGTCTCAGGCGCCAGTGGAAATGTGTCCAGCGACGTTGCCTACGG GGTAAACATGCCCGCCGCAAGGGAGGCTGTGACTCCAAGATGGCTGCCAGGAGGCGCCCCGGAGCCCAGCCACTGCCTCCACCTTCCCCATCACAGTCCCCAGAGCCCACAGAGCCG CACCCCAGAGCCCTGGCCCCCTCGCCACCTGCCGAATTCATCTATTACTGTGTAGACGAGGACGAGCTA CAGCCCTACACGAACCGCCGGCAGAACCGCAAGTGCGGGGCCTGTGCAGCCTGCCTACGGCGGATGGACTGTGGCCGCTGCGACTTCTGCTGCGACAAGCCCAAATTCGGGGGCAGCAACCAGAAGCGCCAGAAGTGTCGTTGGCGCCAATGCCTGCAGTTTGCCATG AAGCGGCTGCTGCCCAGTGTCTGGTCAGAGTCTGAGGATGGGGCAGGATCGCCCCCACCTTACCATCGTCGAAAGAGGCCCAGCTCTGCCCGACGTCACCATCTTGGGCCTACCTTGAAGCCCACCTTGGCTACACGCACAGCCCAACCAGACCATACCCAGGCTCCAACGAAGCAGGAAGCAGGTGGTGGCTTTGTGCTGCCTCCGCCTGGCACTGACCTTGTGTTTTTACGGGAGGGCGCAAGCAGTCCTGTGCAGGTGCCAGGCCCTGTTGCAGCTTCCACAGAAGCCCTGTTGCAG GCAGTAGACCCAGGCCTGCCATCTGTGAAGCAAGAGCCACCTGACCCTGAGGAGGACAAGGAGGAGAACAAGGATGACTCTGCCTCCAAATTGGCCCCAGAAGAAGAGGCAGGAGGGGCTGGCACACCCGTG ATCACGGAGATTTTCAGCCTGGGTGGAACCCGCTTCCGAGATACAGCGGTCTGGTTGCCAAG TCTGCAGGGCAGGCACTCGGGAAGGGAAGATGGATGTAAAGTGTGGGAGACCGAGGACACAGTGGAGCCCACGAGCACGAGCTGGAACCCACGAGGATGGCCTGGAACCCATGTCAGtctctcaccacctccagctTCGATGATGTGGGTGTCCTGCAGAAGAAGCTGGTGCCCttcctcacagagttaa